The Prosthecobacter algae genome includes the window CCCTGGCCTTCTCCGCCCAAAGCCGTCGCAGCCTCCTGCACCAGCTCCCCCGCATCCCCGTTCACCCCGGTTTCATCACCGCCAAAGACTGTGGTTTCATCCATGATCAAAACATCCCCGTCATTTCATTTCCGCGCAACTCAAAAAGCACCGTTTTTCTCTAAGTGCCATTTTTTCCTGATGTTTTCCACTTGCTATCGCGTCGCCTGAAAATGCATCGCATCATAACCCCAGAACGCCCCCGCGCTCACCCAACCCTCCCTTGCAAACTCCTCCATGATCTCCAGCGGCATGTCCGCCTGCACCGGCCAGGTCTCGCGGAACGAATTGTCATCCGCATCCAGGTCAATCGCCGCCCCCCAGGCATGCACCGACAGCGTCGAGCCTCCCCGCTTGTTGCGATAATTGTAGATGCCGCCGTAATCCTCCGCCTCCTCCATGATTCCCCGCTCCTCCCCATGGATATTGCCGATCCTCGTCAGGATCCGTAGCAAGCTGTCCTTCACCTTCCAGTGGCAGCGCCCCTTCGTCACCCGCTTCCCCCCGTAAAAGACCGGGTATGGAAAGGCAAAGCTCACCAGATTGCCCTCATCCCCGGGCCTGCCATAAAACGCCCTCAGGCTCGCCCCATCCGCCTTCGGCCACTCACACAGTTTCGGCATCAGCCCCCTCAAATGAGCCCGGCACGCCGCAATCGACTCCGGCCCCCAAAACCCATCCGCCGTCACACCAATCCGGTGCTGCATCTTCTTTATCTCTTCTGTTTTCATAAGATCCAATAAATGGTTAGTCCCGCCGCAATTGCCCCGGTCTTCAGCCAGGGCCACGCCCATCCCTGCGGCCCCAGCGCCGCAACCGCCCGCCCCATGGCCTCCGCCTTTCCTGGCCGCACCCCGCATTCATGCAGTCTCAGCCTAAAATGCTCATGAACATCCGCTGCCGCAGGACACATCGGCACCCCGTCCAGCCGTTCTTCCAGCCATCGCGATCCCCCACTCAGCAGGTCACACAAAAAGTCATGTTCCAGGGCTGGCAGCAAACACAGCCCGTCCGGCAGATAGTTCAAAGGCGGACCCCAAAACAGCGGCGGAATGCTCGCCTTGTCGAACTCATAGCCCCCTGGAATGCAAAACCTCCCCGCCTCCGTGCCGGCCAGATCAAAATCATAAGCCTCAGCCAGCCGCCAAAGCGGCCCCCGCACCCACGGGAAAAGCCACCTTGGCAGCAGACCAAAGCCCACCGACGCATCCCGCACCGGAATGATCACCGGCATCCGTTCCATCGCAGTCATTTGCTCAGATCACCTTGCAGTTTCGACCTCTCCGGCCCCAGCAAAATCCCGCTTCCCAGCCTCAAAGCCTCAAAGCCTCGGCATCCGTAGTCTTCAAGGTGCCTCGGGCCTCCAACACCGAAACCGCCGCCTCCGCAAGTGCCAGCCCCCGGCCACTCTCACAGGCACTCAGCCCCACCATCACACCACTCATCAAAAAGCATTTCAGAATCATAATTGAGCATTATTTCACGATGTTCATCATCCGAATCATTTT containing:
- a CDS encoding M15 family metallopeptidase, whose amino-acid sequence is MKTEEIKKMQHRIGVTADGFWGPESIAACRAHLRGLMPKLCEWPKADGASLRAFYGRPGDEGNLVSFAFPYPVFYGGKRVTKGRCHWKVKDSLLRILTRIGNIHGEERGIMEEAEDYGGIYNYRNKRGGSTLSVHAWGAAIDLDADDNSFRETWPVQADMPLEIMEEFAREGWVSAGAFWGYDAMHFQATR
- a CDS encoding DUF1353 domain-containing protein, producing the protein MTAMERMPVIIPVRDASVGFGLLPRWLFPWVRGPLWRLAEAYDFDLAGTEAGRFCIPGGYEFDKASIPPLFWGPPLNYLPDGLCLLPALEHDFLCDLLSGGSRWLEERLDGVPMCPAAADVHEHFRLRLHECGVRPGKAEAMGRAVAALGPQGWAWPWLKTGAIAAGLTIYWIL